In Turicibacter sanguinis, a genomic segment contains:
- a CDS encoding SdpI family protein, whose translation MLEFSVFIVGLLSMLIGVVNVLESDQDIRRFGYRVRSVLQTKESWQFANKVFGVMLVSMGAIALVIGIILNSYIRLLSPFEVVMINVLELVVIVLISMAVTEIRVKQLFNKEGKQK comes from the coding sequence ATGCTAGAGTTTTCTGTGTTTATTGTTGGATTACTTTCGATGTTAATTGGTGTGGTTAATGTTTTAGAGTCAGACCAAGATATACGAAGGTTTGGATATCGAGTTAGATCAGTTTTACAAACAAAAGAATCATGGCAGTTTGCGAATAAAGTTTTTGGTGTGATGTTAGTTAGTATGGGGGCAATTGCTCTTGTGATTGGGATTATATTAAATTCATATATTCGATTACTGAGTCCTTTTGAGGTTGTGATGATTAATGTTTTGGAGTTAGTTGTGATTGTATTAATTTCAATGGCTGTAACAGAGATTAGAGTTAAACAATTATTTAATAAAGAAGGAAAACAAAAATAA
- a CDS encoding ABC transporter permease, whose product MIFKNVLRTIQQKPLQFFSLMILIMMSSFTYVSLETAISSVSYFLDDYASKTNQEDFLVVLSSPTEQAIRSMIAQKGVSVSELANLSKSEMMKQYEYSLVDYYEDKVAALGERFNATIEGRFYRDVVQETDDGTYTYRVVKQTDSVNSTYVVAGKMPESSSEIAVFKQYADANDLALGDSVKMNDAEYQISAFIAVPDYIYPVFSYDNPLYEADRETIAVVTDDVYDTLSQKQWVLYSGYFNDDVDVEEEVEKMAGISGVSHVLSKNQNVRISTVSGELIGNKLLSATFSSLLLVMCVVVIVLILKKRINADRMQIGVLKAMGYSRLTISLNYLTYPLIAALFGTVIGSLFGIGVSGYISSSYMVHYVVPKISTYFTPQILLGGIVYPILMVAVSSFIILLFLLREAPLDLMKESSHLKLSRTSKILAKLLSPLSFETRFKYSLAFRNMGKILSLFIIVFVASIFLVFASIVFKSVENIVDKAFGSVNYNYQVKYSKLINEPLGITESPFIEYNAMPLSMKNSEGEVMFDVTTSFVVYGIDSYNIINPLYNAAGENITRKSQQGLIINEFIARAYSLEIGDVLTFEAKNKQISYEVVDVVDHYNGPMMYVDMNLLADDLHLVEGYYNGKWTGDRPSTEENISYIFSINDLERNIEIGMEMIQVSLSIMLIISVVLGSIIMIVITNFIIDENQKQISILKVMGYTKKEVSKMVLTIYLPFVIVAYLISIPVTRGTIDYIMNQIAASLPMAIPTDFTMIQAISGLFIILFTYFIAMGCSKAQLDRISLHEVLKY is encoded by the coding sequence ATGATATTTAAAAATGTATTAAGGACGATTCAGCAAAAGCCATTACAATTTTTTTCATTGATGATTCTCATTATGATGTCTTCTTTTACATATGTTTCATTAGAAACGGCAATCTCATCTGTTTCTTATTTTTTAGATGATTATGCCTCAAAAACAAATCAGGAAGATTTTTTAGTTGTTCTTTCCTCACCAACAGAACAGGCTATTCGTTCGATGATTGCACAAAAAGGAGTTAGTGTATCTGAATTAGCGAATTTAAGTAAATCTGAAATGATGAAACAGTATGAGTATAGTTTAGTTGATTATTATGAGGATAAGGTAGCGGCACTTGGTGAGCGATTTAATGCAACGATTGAAGGCCGATTTTATCGCGATGTCGTCCAAGAAACCGATGATGGAACCTATACTTATCGAGTTGTAAAACAGACTGATTCGGTAAATTCAACTTATGTTGTAGCAGGTAAAATGCCTGAAAGTAGCTCGGAGATTGCAGTATTTAAACAATATGCAGATGCTAATGATCTCGCACTCGGAGATTCAGTTAAAATGAATGATGCTGAATATCAAATTTCAGCATTTATTGCAGTACCAGATTATATTTATCCTGTTTTTAGTTATGATAATCCGCTTTATGAAGCGGATCGTGAAACCATTGCGGTTGTCACAGATGATGTCTATGATACACTTTCACAAAAACAATGGGTTTTATACAGTGGTTATTTTAATGATGATGTGGATGTTGAAGAAGAAGTAGAAAAGATGGCTGGGATTTCTGGGGTTTCTCACGTGTTAAGCAAAAATCAAAATGTCCGTATTAGCACTGTATCTGGCGAGTTAATCGGAAATAAATTACTTTCTGCTACGTTTTCATCATTACTCTTAGTCATGTGTGTGGTTGTCATCGTTTTAATTTTGAAAAAAAGAATTAATGCAGATCGTATGCAAATTGGTGTTTTAAAAGCGATGGGATATAGTCGTTTAACAATTAGCTTAAATTATTTAACGTATCCGCTAATTGCCGCTTTATTTGGAACAGTTATTGGAAGTTTATTTGGTATTGGAGTTTCAGGTTATATTTCTTCTTCGTATATGGTGCATTATGTTGTGCCAAAGATTAGCACTTATTTTACGCCCCAAATTTTACTTGGGGGCATTGTTTATCCTATATTAATGGTCGCAGTCTCAAGTTTTATCATTTTATTGTTTTTACTTAGAGAAGCTCCACTAGATTTAATGAAAGAAAGCAGTCATTTAAAATTATCTAGAACTTCAAAAATTCTAGCGAAGCTATTATCTCCGTTATCATTTGAAACTCGTTTTAAATATTCTCTAGCTTTTAGAAACATGGGGAAAATTTTATCATTATTCATCATCGTATTTGTAGCGAGTATTTTCTTAGTTTTCGCTTCTATAGTATTTAAGTCAGTTGAAAATATTGTGGATAAAGCATTTGGTTCTGTTAATTATAATTATCAAGTTAAGTATAGTAAGTTAATAAATGAACCGCTGGGCATTACAGAAAGTCCGTTTATTGAGTATAATGCAATGCCTCTTAGCATGAAAAATAGTGAAGGAGAAGTGATGTTTGATGTCACAACTTCTTTTGTTGTCTATGGTATTGATAGTTATAACATTATTAATCCGTTATATAACGCAGCGGGTGAAAATATTACAAGAAAATCTCAACAAGGTTTAATTATTAATGAATTTATCGCAAGGGCCTATTCTTTAGAAATTGGCGATGTGCTAACGTTTGAAGCAAAAAATAAACAGATTAGTTATGAGGTTGTCGATGTTGTAGACCACTATAATGGTCCGATGATGTATGTAGATATGAACTTATTAGCTGATGATTTACACTTAGTCGAAGGATATTATAATGGAAAATGGACTGGGGATAGACCAAGTACAGAAGAAAATATTTCTTATATTTTTTCAATTAACGATTTAGAGCGTAATATTGAAATTGGAATGGAAATGATTCAAGTTTCTTTAAGTATCATGCTCATTATCTCAGTCGTGCTTGGAAGTATTATTATGATTGTAATTACTAACTTTATAATTGATGAAAATCAAAAACAAATTTCTATATTAAAGGTAATGGGATATACGAAAAAAGAAGTTTCTAAAATGGTTTTAACAATTTATCTACCATTTGTAATTGTTGCTTATTTAATTAGTATTCCAGTCACTCGTGGGACGATAGATTATATAATGAATCAAATTGCAGCTAGTCTTCCAATGGCGATTCCAACTGATTTTACGATGATACAGGCTATAAGTGGATTATTCATTATTTTATTTACCTACTTTATTGCAATGGGATGCTCAAAAGCTCAACTTGATCGTATTTCGTTACATGAAGTTCTTAAATATTAA
- a CDS encoding ABC transporter ATP-binding protein — MLISIRDVSKSYKVGEIQTDALKNINLNVEQGEFVVILGPSGSGKSTLLHVSGGLDEVNQGEILVNGQQITNMTSSQLTCFRRQELGFVFQQYNLMPNMTVLENVEVGARLSQNHLDVHEVLKEVMLEEYVGQFPYQLSGGQQQRVAIARAIAKNPSILFCDEPTGALDEETGKTVLEVLQRINEEFKTTIFLITHNLGIAEIADKVVRMRSGEIIDVTQNQDKKRAKEVSWV; from the coding sequence GTGTTAATTTCTATTCGTGATGTTTCAAAAAGTTATAAAGTTGGTGAAATTCAAACTGATGCATTAAAGAATATAAATCTCAATGTAGAACAGGGAGAATTTGTCGTGATCTTAGGTCCATCAGGATCAGGGAAGTCAACACTTCTTCATGTTAGTGGAGGACTTGATGAGGTAAATCAAGGAGAAATTTTGGTGAATGGCCAACAGATTACAAATATGACCTCATCACAACTGACTTGTTTTAGACGTCAAGAGTTGGGATTTGTATTTCAACAGTATAACTTGATGCCAAATATGACTGTTCTTGAGAATGTAGAGGTTGGGGCAAGACTTAGTCAAAATCATTTAGATGTTCATGAAGTTTTAAAAGAAGTTATGCTAGAGGAGTATGTCGGACAATTTCCATATCAATTATCAGGTGGACAACAACAACGTGTAGCAATCGCACGAGCAATTGCTAAAAATCCATCTATTTTATTTTGTGATGAACCAACAGGGGCTTTAGATGAAGAAACAGGAAAAACAGTTCTTGAAGTGTTACAACGTATTAATGAAGAATTTAAAACAACGATTTTCTTAATTACGCATAATTTAGGAATTGCAGAGATTGCTGATAAAGTTGTAAGAATGCGTTCCGGAGAAATTATTGATGTAACTCAAAATCAAGATAAAAAACGAGCTAAAGAAGTGAGTTGGGTATAA
- a CDS encoding IS30 family transposase — protein sequence MSYKHLNTFERTRIEVLSKMGYSTRQIAQQLNRHHSTIARELKRNTQKTYQAELAEELAGQRRLSCRCPEKKSEQVIQTIQHYLKLTWSPEQISNTVLKGVLSFKTIYRWIYDETILLGDLSCLRQKGKRRKPRETRGRFNIGTSIHQRPKEVKRRETFGHWELDTVVSSRGKSKGCLATFVERQTRFYVAIKIENRSATEMYRAISELYKLFPKDTFKTYTVDRGKEFACYSKVEADLKVPVYFADAYSSWQRGSNENANGLLREFFPKKTDLARVSDEEINEALCLINHRPRKCLGWKTSFELFHEKLSHLY from the coding sequence ATGAGTTATAAACATCTTAACACATTTGAGCGCACACGTATAGAAGTTCTTTCAAAAATGGGCTATTCAACGAGACAAATCGCTCAACAACTAAATCGTCATCATTCAACGATTGCTCGTGAACTGAAACGAAATACTCAAAAGACGTATCAGGCTGAGTTAGCAGAAGAATTAGCTGGACAACGTCGATTAAGTTGTCGTTGTCCAGAGAAGAAATCTGAACAAGTCATTCAGACCATCCAACATTATTTAAAGTTAACCTGGTCGCCTGAACAAATTTCTAATACCGTTTTAAAGGGTGTTCTTTCATTTAAAACCATTTATCGTTGGATTTATGATGAAACCATTTTGTTAGGAGATTTAAGTTGTTTAAGACAAAAAGGAAAGCGACGAAAACCACGAGAAACACGCGGACGATTTAACATTGGAACGTCGATTCATCAACGTCCCAAAGAAGTAAAAAGACGTGAAACGTTTGGGCACTGGGAATTAGATACGGTTGTTTCAAGTCGTGGAAAGAGTAAAGGTTGCTTGGCGACCTTTGTTGAACGTCAAACACGTTTTTATGTGGCCATTAAAATAGAAAATCGCTCAGCAACAGAAATGTACCGAGCGATTAGTGAGTTATATAAACTCTTTCCTAAAGACACCTTTAAAACTTATACGGTTGATCGAGGAAAAGAGTTTGCTTGTTATTCCAAAGTAGAAGCTGATTTAAAGGTTCCTGTTTACTTCGCAGATGCCTATTCGTCTTGGCAAAGAGGAAGTAATGAAAATGCCAATGGTCTTCTTCGAGAGTTTTTCCCGAAGAAGACAGATTTAGCACGAGTCAGTGACGAAGAGATTAATGAGGCACTCTGCCTCATTAATCATCGACCACGAAAATGTTTAGGGTGGAAAACTTCATTCGAGCTATTTCATGAGAAACTGTCGCATTTGTATTGA
- the thiT gene encoding energy-coupled thiamine transporter ThiT: MQNSKTKKLVEMSILVALAFVLDYVANIYSGWFWPFGGSISISLVPLAVIAFRYGWVAGFLSGFTMGLLQLLTGAYIMHPIQVLFDYPLPYAVLGFAGFFASKVNVVEVGQRSLYIWLATGIGSIARLVCHIISGVVFFADYAPEGMNPVVYSVGYNTPFVLASYILSAIILVVLYKRYANQLVRIQKEKVVTPSSETAASV; the protein is encoded by the coding sequence ATGCAAAATTCAAAAACGAAAAAATTAGTGGAAATGAGTATCTTAGTTGCCTTAGCATTCGTGCTTGACTATGTAGCTAACATTTATTCAGGATGGTTCTGGCCATTTGGAGGATCAATTTCAATTTCATTAGTACCACTTGCCGTTATTGCATTTCGCTATGGGTGGGTAGCGGGATTTTTAAGTGGATTTACAATGGGATTGTTACAATTGCTAACGGGAGCTTATATCATGCACCCAATTCAAGTGTTATTTGATTATCCGTTACCATATGCAGTACTAGGATTTGCAGGATTCTTTGCAAGTAAGGTCAATGTGGTTGAAGTGGGGCAACGTAGTCTTTATATTTGGCTTGCCACAGGAATCGGTTCAATTGCAAGATTAGTGTGCCATATTATTTCAGGTGTCGTATTCTTCGCAGACTATGCACCAGAAGGAATGAATCCAGTTGTATATTCAGTTGGTTATAATACACCATTTGTTTTAGCATCATATATTTTGAGTGCTATTATCTTAGTTGTTTTATATAAACGTTACGCGAATCAATTAGTTCGTATACAAAAAGAAAAAGTAGTGACTCCTTCAAGTGAAACAGCTGCATCAGTATAA
- a CDS encoding helix-turn-helix domain-containing protein has product MRDLNGLLEKQNLTLLGSLIKVNRIRQNMSQQHLAQGICVPSYLSKIENGEVVPSLDIIESLFDELDIRYYSDSNFLRESRELIDEFFDELNLNGFVKSGEIFERLVKQEDKFIHSPLIVDYYLVHFAKFCSTSERDKFDEVLMMIQSIEHLLTNHQRFKYYFYLGLDQLLYYRDATLARDLLLKSTNYETTGHSLLYLAMAYYKLSSYYEAFEFAEKSYQTYLDEGNLIGLIGFYHFKAVLCYKVGSTERALRQYERSVTYMKKLNRLEFLKEAQEGQTFMLNRLNQSDEPLVIEDTITSQILTLCENGDKSQLDELQDLITKYKEQGMSNLLYDECLYESVIKFYVRNRMYKDAYLLTGENHL; this is encoded by the coding sequence ATGCGAGATTTAAATGGATTATTAGAGAAGCAGAATTTAACGTTGCTTGGTTCATTAATTAAGGTAAATCGAATTCGTCAAAATATGAGTCAGCAACATTTAGCACAGGGGATTTGTGTGCCTTCTTATTTGAGTAAGATTGAGAATGGGGAGGTTGTCCCAAGTCTTGATATTATTGAGTCTTTGTTTGATGAGCTTGATATTAGATACTATAGCGATTCAAATTTTTTAAGAGAAAGTCGAGAGTTAATTGATGAGTTTTTTGATGAACTGAATTTAAATGGTTTTGTGAAGTCTGGTGAGATTTTTGAACGATTAGTAAAGCAAGAGGATAAGTTTATTCATTCTCCTTTGATTGTTGACTATTATTTAGTCCATTTTGCGAAGTTTTGTTCAACATCTGAGCGTGATAAGTTTGATGAGGTATTGATGATGATTCAATCTATTGAGCATTTATTAACGAATCATCAACGATTTAAGTATTATTTTTATTTAGGGTTAGATCAGTTGCTTTATTATCGCGATGCGACCTTAGCACGCGATTTGTTATTAAAGTCTACTAATTATGAAACAACAGGGCATTCTCTTTTGTATTTGGCGATGGCTTATTATAAGTTGTCGAGTTACTATGAAGCATTTGAATTTGCTGAAAAGTCGTATCAAACTTATTTGGATGAGGGAAATTTAATTGGGTTGATTGGCTTTTATCATTTTAAGGCGGTACTTTGTTATAAGGTAGGGAGTACTGAGCGCGCACTTAGACAGTATGAGCGCTCTGTGACTTATATGAAGAAGTTGAATCGTTTGGAGTTTTTGAAGGAGGCACAGGAGGGTCAGACTTTTATGTTAAATCGATTGAATCAGTCGGATGAGCCTTTGGTGATTGAGGATACAATTACCTCACAAATCTTAACGCTTTGTGAAAATGGGGATAAGTCACAGCTTGATGAACTTCAAGATTTAATTACGAAATATAAGGAACAGGGAATGTCTAACTTATTGTATGATGAATGTTTATATGAATCAGTTATAAAGTTTTATGTACGAAATCGGATGTATAAAGACGCTTATTTATTAACTGGTGAGAATCATTTGTGA
- the pyrR gene encoding bifunctional pyr operon transcriptional regulator/uracil phosphoribosyltransferase PyrR: MEKVLFDHDTITRSLKRIAHEILEKNDNLNDVVIIGIRTRGAYLAQRLVKLIEVFEGVEVPLGELDITKYRDDITREMKEVIMNQSSVPMMLNGKTVILVDDVLYTGRTVRAALEAVLEYGRPKNIQLATLIDRGHRELPIRADYVGKNIPTSHKEVVKLYLTELDDKDAVILSKGE; this comes from the coding sequence ATGGAAAAAGTGTTATTTGATCATGATACGATTACGCGATCATTAAAACGTATCGCACATGAAATTTTAGAAAAAAACGACAATTTAAATGATGTTGTTATTATAGGAATCCGTACACGTGGAGCTTACTTAGCTCAACGATTAGTAAAGTTAATCGAAGTTTTTGAAGGGGTAGAAGTGCCACTTGGTGAATTAGATATTACAAAATATCGCGATGATATTACACGCGAAATGAAAGAAGTCATTATGAACCAAAGTTCAGTTCCAATGATGTTAAATGGAAAAACGGTTATTCTAGTTGATGATGTTTTATATACAGGACGTACTGTACGCGCCGCTTTAGAAGCTGTTTTAGAATATGGGCGCCCTAAAAATATTCAACTCGCAACATTAATCGATCGAGGACATCGCGAACTTCCAATTCGTGCAGATTATGTAGGTAAAAACATCCCGACTTCTCATAAAGAAGTAGTTAAACTATATCTAACAGAACTTGACGACAAAGATGCCGTAATCCTATCAAAAGGCGAGTAA
- a CDS encoding glycoside hydrolase family 13 protein: protein MIKQAIYHRAKSAYAYAYDKETLHIRLRSAKNDIKLVKLLGNDPYDWQPNEKGEYEWCLKSTPMIKQHSTSEFDYWFIEIKPTYRRFKYGFILNDGIEELLFIERGFFSVEDEVIKKDVNSYFAFPYLNAEDVFKAPDWVRDTMWYQIFPERFANGDDSISPENVLPWGEGEVTIDSFYGGDLQGIVDKLDYLQELGINGLYLTPIFESPSTHKYDTVDYYKIDPHFGDDAIFKTLVNEAHQRGMKVMLDAVLNHMGYHSPQWQDVVKNGEQSVYKDWFFIHEFPVVDEEGAPIIGTYETFSFTPYMPKINTNHKEAKQYLINIALYWIKEFGIDAWRLDVANEISHDFWRDFRKAVKEANPDLYIVGETWHDSYAWLLGDQFDAVMNYPLTKAILEFVATNHIDDQGFVDTIVEALYRYPANVNDVMFNLLDSHDTPRLATLADGCEGKIKLAYLLLYSLIGSPCIFYGSEVGLEGDNDTRSRQCMIWTDAACEMPYFTHLKRCIELRKEYSGNLEFIYHHQNTLIYRKFDEHHSIYFIINNNPYHITIPLIPELKNKEVHELYGNQILSFDETVSLDSYGFMVVKAR from the coding sequence ATGATTAAACAAGCAATTTACCACCGTGCAAAAAGTGCGTATGCTTATGCATATGACAAAGAAACGCTTCATATCCGTTTAAGAAGTGCTAAAAATGATATAAAGTTAGTCAAGTTACTTGGAAATGATCCATATGATTGGCAACCTAATGAGAAAGGTGAATATGAATGGTGCTTAAAATCAACGCCAATGATAAAACAACATTCAACATCAGAGTTTGATTACTGGTTTATTGAAATCAAGCCAACGTATCGTCGTTTTAAATATGGATTTATTTTAAATGATGGGATAGAAGAATTATTATTTATTGAGCGTGGATTTTTTAGTGTTGAGGATGAAGTAATTAAGAAGGATGTTAATAGTTATTTTGCATTTCCGTATTTAAATGCTGAAGACGTATTTAAGGCACCAGATTGGGTACGTGATACGATGTGGTATCAAATTTTTCCTGAACGTTTTGCAAATGGAGATGATTCAATTAGTCCTGAGAATGTTCTTCCTTGGGGAGAGGGGGAAGTGACGATTGATTCTTTTTATGGTGGTGACTTGCAAGGAATTGTGGATAAGTTGGATTATCTGCAAGAGCTTGGAATTAATGGACTTTATTTAACTCCGATTTTTGAATCACCGTCTACTCATAAGTATGATACGGTGGATTATTATAAAATTGATCCTCATTTTGGAGATGATGCTATTTTTAAAACGTTAGTAAATGAAGCTCATCAGCGTGGAATGAAAGTGATGCTTGATGCAGTGCTTAATCATATGGGATATCATTCACCTCAGTGGCAAGATGTTGTGAAAAATGGTGAGCAGTCAGTATACAAAGACTGGTTCTTCATTCATGAGTTTCCAGTTGTTGATGAGGAAGGGGCTCCGATTATCGGAACGTACGAAACTTTTAGCTTCACACCGTATATGCCAAAGATTAATACAAATCATAAAGAGGCAAAACAATATTTAATTAATATCGCATTGTATTGGATTAAGGAGTTTGGGATTGATGCCTGGCGACTTGATGTTGCCAATGAGATTTCTCATGACTTTTGGCGTGATTTTAGAAAGGCTGTTAAAGAGGCGAATCCCGATTTATATATTGTAGGAGAGACTTGGCATGATTCTTATGCCTGGCTTTTAGGCGATCAATTTGATGCGGTAATGAATTATCCATTAACGAAAGCTATTTTAGAGTTTGTGGCGACCAATCATATCGATGATCAAGGTTTTGTTGATACAATTGTTGAGGCACTTTATCGATATCCTGCTAATGTGAATGACGTAATGTTTAATTTACTCGATAGTCATGATACACCACGTCTTGCTACTTTAGCTGATGGATGTGAAGGTAAAATCAAGCTCGCTTATTTATTACTTTATTCGTTAATAGGGTCTCCGTGTATTTTTTATGGATCTGAAGTGGGACTTGAGGGGGATAATGATACTCGTTCACGTCAGTGTATGATTTGGACTGACGCTGCTTGTGAGATGCCTTATTTTACGCATTTAAAGCGTTGTATTGAGTTAAGAAAAGAGTATTCTGGGAACTTAGAGTTTATTTATCATCATCAAAATACGTTAATTTATAGAAAGTTTGATGAACATCATAGTATTTATTTTATTATTAATAATAATCCTTATCACATAACGATTCCATTAATCCCTGAGCTAAAAAATAAGGAAGTTCATGAGTTGTATGGAAATCAGATTTTGTCATTTGATGAGACAGTAAGTTTGGATTCATATGGTTTTATGGTTGTGAAGGCACGCTAA
- the mutY gene encoding A/G-specific adenine glycosylase: MTQNYIEHLNIEQFQKDLIDWYYIVKRDLPWRINRDPYRILVSEIMLQQTQVVTVIPYYERFMKLFPTTKELAEADEQTLLKAWEGLGYYSRARNLQESAKMIEAMGGFPTTHEEILKLKGVGPYTAGAVSSIAFGIPAPAVDGNVFRVMSRVCCIFEDIAKPKTRKVFESVVTDVISHEDPSAFNQGLMELGATICTPKSPKCLECPVQKHCQAFKQGIDDLLPVKTKANAQVKTKLVVAIVENQYGEYLVNKRPDKGLLANFYEFMSFEYDGTLEPAEFLLEKLSPVCKNVESIQAIGTFNHVFSHRIWEMESYSVKVTTDITLSDEVAENSGLWISSTSLHEYPLVAAHHKILSEYDKL; this comes from the coding sequence ATGACTCAAAATTATATAGAGCATTTAAATATAGAACAATTTCAAAAGGATTTAATTGATTGGTATTATATTGTGAAGCGTGATTTGCCTTGGCGTATTAATCGTGATCCGTATCGTATTTTAGTTTCAGAGATTATGCTACAACAAACTCAGGTTGTTACAGTGATTCCGTATTATGAACGTTTTATGAAGCTTTTTCCAACCACAAAGGAGTTGGCAGAGGCGGATGAGCAAACATTGTTAAAGGCATGGGAAGGATTGGGGTATTATTCTCGTGCTCGTAATTTACAAGAGAGCGCAAAGATGATTGAAGCGATGGGTGGGTTTCCAACGACTCATGAAGAAATTTTAAAGTTAAAAGGCGTTGGTCCTTATACAGCGGGGGCTGTTAGTAGTATTGCTTTTGGTATCCCGGCTCCTGCGGTTGATGGGAATGTTTTTCGAGTAATGAGTCGAGTTTGTTGTATTTTTGAGGATATTGCGAAACCTAAAACTCGTAAAGTTTTTGAATCTGTGGTGACTGACGTGATAAGTCATGAGGATCCAAGTGCCTTTAATCAAGGATTAATGGAGCTTGGAGCGACAATTTGTACACCTAAATCTCCTAAGTGTTTGGAATGTCCAGTTCAAAAACATTGCCAGGCTTTTAAACAAGGGATTGATGATTTATTACCTGTTAAAACTAAGGCGAATGCTCAAGTTAAAACTAAGTTAGTAGTGGCCATTGTTGAAAACCAATACGGTGAGTATTTGGTAAATAAGCGACCGGATAAAGGACTGCTAGCAAATTTTTATGAGTTTATGAGTTTTGAATATGATGGGACGCTAGAACCTGCTGAGTTCTTGTTAGAAAAGTTATCCCCAGTTTGTAAAAATGTTGAGTCCATTCAAGCGATTGGAACATTTAATCATGTTTTTTCACATCGAATTTGGGAAATGGAAAGTTATTCAGTTAAAGTAACAACGGATATTACCTTGAGTGATGAGGTGGCAGAAAATAGTGGATTGTGGATAAGTTCTACAAGTTTACATGAGTATCCACTTGTAGCTGCACATCATAAGATTTTATCAGAGTATGATAAGTTATAG
- a CDS encoding cold-shock protein: protein MKGTVKWFNEEKGFGFITAENGSDVFVHFSAIKADGFKRLEEGQKVTFETAEGQRGLQAQNVVVNF, encoded by the coding sequence ATGAAAGGTACAGTTAAATGGTTTAACGAAGAAAAAGGATTTGGATTTATCACTGCAGAAAACGGAAGCGACGTATTCGTTCACTTCTCAGCAATTAAAGCTGACGGATTCAAACGTCTTGAAGAAGGACAAAAAGTAACATTTGAAACTGCTGAAGGACAACGCGGACTTCAAGCTCAAAATGTTGTTGTAAACTTCTAA